The following are encoded in a window of Thermoanaerobacter ethanolicus JW 200 genomic DNA:
- a CDS encoding S41 family peptidase produces MILLSKKLSISMITLIFLLILIFSTGFFTGIYTSNTLFASKELKDLTEKEKIEDFEYMYNILKDNYAHFYEVKKMYGYDWLAHKEEFIEEIKNTRNNIEFYNKLNEILGKLHDGHLYVASPSYFNYFLKLIEDEAIRDFVELKPFIKIFKDSKKNYEKWSELLV; encoded by the coding sequence GTGATACTGTTGAGTAAGAAACTGTCAATTTCTATGATTACTTTGATATTTTTATTGATTCTGATATTTTCAACAGGATTTTTTACCGGTATATATACTTCAAACACTCTATTTGCATCAAAGGAATTAAAAGATTTAACAGAGAAAGAAAAGATAGAAGATTTTGAGTATATGTATAACATTTTAAAAGACAATTACGCACATTTTTATGAAGTAAAAAAGATGTACGGCTACGACTGGCTAGCCCATAAGGAAGAGTTTATAGAAGAGATAAAAAATACAAGGAATAATATTGAGTTTTATAATAAATTAAATGAAATTTTAGGGAAATTGCATGATGGGCACCTTTATGTAGCAAGTCCTAGCTATTTTAATTATTTTTTAAAGTTAATCGAAGATGAAGCGATAAGAGATTTTGTTGAATTAAAGCCTTTTATAAAAATATTTAAAGATTCCAAGAAAAATTATGAAAAATGGAGTGAATTGCTAGTATAA
- a CDS encoding S41 family peptidase: MKKDFTIYEFKENLFKQEEKYIEKFFKSNEYVNFKGKIFLIIDRATFSAATEFAKFCKETGFATLVGRNTLGHGSLTSYMRLPNSGLIVRFEAGTILNRDGGSFFIEGVKPDIELDVPDTNAGYPEVRAEILKQKTVELIKSLGKEK, translated from the coding sequence ATGAAAAAAGATTTTACAATCTATGAATTTAAAGAAAACCTATTTAAACAAGAGGAAAAGTATATAGAAAAGTTTTTCAAATCAAATGAATATGTAAATTTCAAAGGGAAGATATTTCTAATAATAGACAGAGCGACTTTTTCTGCAGCCACAGAATTTGCCAAGTTTTGTAAAGAAACAGGTTTTGCTACATTAGTGGGAAGAAATACTTTAGGCCATGGTTCACTTACCTCATATATGAGACTTCCCAACAGTGGATTGATTGTGAGATTTGAAGCCGGCACAATTTTAAACCGAGACGGGGGTTCATTTTTTATAGAAGGTGTGAAACCGGACATAGAATTAGATGTTCCAGATACAAATGCTGGCTATCCAGAAGTAAGAGCAGAAATATTGAAGCAAAAGACAGTTGAATTAATTAAATCTTTAGGAAAAGAGAAGTAA
- a CDS encoding helix-turn-helix transcriptional regulator, which yields MDGFYYDLEAFGNELKDIRKSLRLTQKDVADQTLVSTDTLRRIENGKVMPKQETLDLMSVIFKRDLNELLLKYRLKDYSSFYKIKTSIEDKLEGGEFEDLKKEVEELKKIIDERKMSLYYIRLLKQLLLLVESVIEKTVNNDYEKALEKLIEAMKVTIPDFSFSNYTRFVYSSMEVRILMNMAIILREKESYEKCIEMLLFCLEALEPDNVEERIRVYYNLSYAYHLASIYDKALYYAEEGIKTCTENKTLNGLALLYFRKGIAEFKLNRENYMDSLLKAVNLSEICGHEKLKKMVIESCKKIYNIDLKNFQKL from the coding sequence ATGGATGGATTCTATTATGATTTAGAGGCTTTTGGAAATGAATTGAAAGATATACGTAAATCTTTAAGGCTTACTCAGAAAGATGTAGCAGATCAAACTCTTGTAAGCACAGATACTCTAAGGAGAATTGAAAATGGAAAGGTTATGCCTAAACAGGAAACTCTTGATTTGATGTCTGTCATCTTTAAAAGAGACTTAAATGAGCTCTTGCTTAAGTACAGACTTAAAGATTACTCTTCTTTTTATAAAATAAAAACTTCTATTGAAGATAAGCTTGAAGGTGGAGAATTTGAAGATTTGAAAAAGGAGGTTGAAGAGCTTAAAAAAATAATTGATGAAAGGAAAATGAGTCTTTATTACATTCGATTATTGAAGCAACTTCTCTTGTTAGTGGAGTCTGTTATTGAAAAAACTGTAAATAATGATTATGAAAAGGCTTTAGAAAAATTGATTGAAGCTATGAAAGTCACTATACCAGATTTTTCTTTTTCTAACTATACCCGCTTTGTGTACAGCAGTATGGAAGTTAGAATTTTAATGAATATGGCTATTATACTAAGAGAAAAAGAATCATACGAAAAATGTATAGAAATGCTCCTTTTCTGCTTAGAAGCTCTAGAGCCAGACAATGTAGAAGAAAGAATTAGGGTATATTATAACCTTTCCTATGCGTATCACCTGGCTTCCATATATGATAAGGCGCTTTACTACGCAGAAGAAGGTATTAAAACTTGTACAGAAAACAAGACTTTAAATGGCTTGGCACTTTTATACTTCAGAAAGGGAATTGCCGAATTTAAGCTTAATAGAGAAAATTACATGGACTCTCTTTTAAAGGCTGTAAATCTTTCAGAAATATGTGGGCATGAAAAGTTAAAGAAAATGGTCATAGAAAGTTGCAAGAAAATTTATAATATAGACCTGAAAAATTTTCAAAAGCTTTAA
- a CDS encoding DUF2281 domain-containing protein, whose product MLPKNAKKEVLDFIEYLIQKRMRIVKELFETTKETKQRFEELGYTEVSISKFVKGIRDNSKKVPTNN is encoded by the coding sequence ATGTTGCCTAAAAATGCTAAAAAAGAAGTTTTAGATTTTATAGAATATCTTATTCAAAAGAGAATGAGAATTGTGAAAGAATTATTTGAAACAACAAAAGAAACTAAACAAAGGTTTGAAGAATTGGGTTATACAGAAGTGAGTATTTCTAAATTTGTGAAAGGAATAAGAGATAACTCCAAGAAAGTTCCTACAAATAATTGA
- a CDS encoding ABC transporter ATP-binding protein, with protein sequence MKIFNFVKKFIFKYKSSLIVFLFFSIIGWLMSIIVPYITGNYIDLLLQSKDFKVIYDFTAKIILIGIITITTSFIVSYTYVKIQTKSMTDLNFYVLNHVTKLPILYFKGVDSAYLNQRINSDSNTVVSFVLANMLDILTNALTIIFLAYISMRINAKLTLELMALIPLYIFLYFLFRKPLYIRGYELKEKQNEFFSKMNDNLQNVKVIKLNATFKEETERLNSAFEKMFNSLLRYTKVSYLFNSSNSMVTTIARVIIFFVGGMEIINGNLTIGDFTIISSYFSMMIGSVGYFLNLGKSYQDALVSYDRLRQILDEPQEINGTIRLEGIETIELRNVSFAYDNSKKIIHDFNYEFEKGKIYCIVGDNGTGKSTLINVILGILVNYYSGEIRYNSIELKELDMYYIRRKIIGVTEQEPKLVNDTIINNLIYGVEVYDYKTIDKLLKDLNVNIDKFHEGLNTKLNEASSNISGGEKLKIAIARTFLKDPDVIVLDEPTSALDVVSIEKLKSMLTALKKEKIILIVTHNQEFLNIADEVIDLNRISKKVECLV encoded by the coding sequence ATGAAAATATTTAACTTTGTTAAAAAATTTATATTTAAGTACAAAAGCTCCCTGATAGTATTTCTGTTTTTTAGTATCATTGGATGGCTCATGTCAATTATAGTGCCTTACATTACAGGTAATTATATTGACCTTCTATTGCAGAGTAAAGATTTCAAAGTAATTTACGATTTTACAGCAAAGATAATATTAATTGGCATAATCACTATAACTACTTCTTTCATAGTGAGCTATACCTATGTTAAAATTCAGACCAAATCAATGACAGACTTAAACTTTTACGTATTGAACCATGTAACTAAATTGCCTATTCTTTACTTTAAAGGAGTAGACAGTGCATATCTAAATCAAAGAATAAACTCTGACAGCAATACTGTAGTTTCTTTTGTATTAGCCAATATGCTAGATATTCTTACTAATGCTTTAACTATTATTTTCTTGGCTTATATTTCCATGAGAATAAATGCCAAATTAACTTTAGAATTAATGGCTTTAATTCCTTTATATATATTTCTTTACTTTTTGTTTAGAAAACCTTTATATATAAGAGGCTATGAATTAAAAGAAAAACAGAACGAATTTTTTTCAAAAATGAATGATAATTTGCAAAATGTAAAAGTCATAAAACTAAATGCCACTTTTAAGGAAGAAACTGAAAGATTAAATAGCGCATTTGAAAAAATGTTTAATTCATTGCTGAGGTATACAAAAGTTTCTTATCTTTTTAATAGCAGCAATTCAATGGTGACTACTATTGCAAGGGTAATAATATTTTTTGTTGGCGGAATGGAAATAATAAATGGAAATTTGACAATAGGAGATTTTACGATAATTAGTAGCTATTTTTCGATGATGATAGGAAGTGTTGGGTATTTTTTAAACTTGGGTAAGTCATATCAGGATGCTTTAGTTTCCTACGATAGATTAAGACAAATATTAGATGAGCCCCAAGAGATAAATGGTACTATTAGATTAGAGGGTATAGAGACTATTGAACTTAGAAATGTTTCCTTTGCTTATGACAATTCTAAAAAAATTATACACGATTTCAACTATGAATTTGAAAAAGGGAAAATATACTGCATTGTAGGAGATAATGGAACGGGCAAAAGTACTCTTATTAACGTAATTCTTGGAATTTTAGTAAATTACTATTCGGGTGAAATACGCTACAATTCAATAGAACTTAAGGAACTAGACATGTATTACATAAGGAGAAAAATCATTGGAGTTACTGAACAGGAACCAAAATTAGTTAATGACACAATTATCAATAACTTAATATATGGGGTGGAGGTTTACGATTATAAAACTATTGATAAACTGCTAAAAGATTTAAATGTAAATATAGATAAATTTCATGAAGGATTGAATACAAAACTAAATGAAGCCTCCAGCAACATTTCAGGAGGAGAAAAATTAAAGATAGCGATTGCCAGGACATTTTTAAAAGATCCAGATGTCATAGTGTTAGATGAGCCCACGTCTGCCTTAGATGTTGTTAGTATTGAGAAATTAAAATCTATGCTAACAGCACTCAAGAAAGAAAAAATAATTTTAATTGTTACTCATAACCAAGAGTTTTTAAATATAGCGGATGAAGTGATAGATTTAAATAGAATTTCTAAAAAGGTGGAATGTTTGGTGTAA
- a CDS encoding transcription elongation factor Spt5, with amino-acid sequence MNNREDLLKKYKHKIMPGEKSIEELIDFLKQKVDIKEISTTDLPESIMQHIAFNAVHCLRNQRLNLTAREFNFIAYKVLKNDKSNLYYQSNYAHISNNEKDDIIYVVFETKTGCIHSNCNRLLLELFIEQGISEFDYKNKTPMFYAYLGYLDAYNNGEY; translated from the coding sequence ATGAATAACAGAGAGGACTTACTAAAAAAATACAAACATAAAATTATGCCTGGTGAAAAAAGTATTGAAGAATTAATTGATTTCTTGAAACAGAAAGTGGATATTAAAGAAATTTCCACAACAGATTTGCCAGAGTCTATTATGCAACACATTGCGTTCAATGCCGTTCATTGTTTGCGAAATCAGCGATTAAATCTTACTGCTAGAGAATTTAATTTCATTGCATATAAAGTTTTAAAAAATGATAAAAGTAATTTGTACTATCAGTCAAATTATGCGCACATATCCAATAATGAAAAAGATGATATAATTTATGTTGTTTTTGAAACAAAAACAGGATGCATCCATTCAAATTGTAACAGATTGCTTTTAGAATTATTCATTGAACAAGGAATTAGTGAGTTTGATTATAAAAATAAAACACCTATGTTTTATGCTTACCTGGGCTATTTGGATGCCTATAATAATGGAGAATATTGA
- a CDS encoding S41 family peptidase, translating to MRKKLPILIVTLVFSVIILLSTHIFLNTRLNLYWTKELTEKQKIEDFEYMYNILKDNYAHFYEVKKMYGYDWLEYKEQFKEKIKKTKNNLEFYYALNDILLKLHDGHTHVLSPGYYKYLFGPLGFKPYEDMFRESESSYKMWEKIFKNTYRQGELEDYYSLKKRRENVVTDVIEPGKIAYLKIYSFLIDYHKEGEEYKKEIEIIYDFLKSIKDYPYLFIDISDNEGGNREYWLQAIVAPLRNKLKEVKNLSVEKTYLIRGGEYIVNLLENYIPDLKNNTIDKLPMYDLLPAGVKENFMYYATTDIVKDFEKFSKYVEPVDFNGKIFLIVSRTTYSTANIFAEFCKETGFATVIGERTRKGDGGWLMPGLMRLPNSGLIVRFDGAMLINQDGTSYFETGTIPDIEIKMIPKNPFEKDEELKQKILQVIKSLENEEKGIK from the coding sequence TTGAGAAAAAAGTTACCTATTTTAATAGTTACTTTGGTATTTTCAGTAATTATATTACTCAGTACACATATTTTTTTGAATACACGGCTTAATTTATATTGGACAAAGGAATTAACAGAAAAGCAAAAAATAGAAGACTTTGAATACATGTATAACATCTTAAAAGACAATTATGCTCATTTTTATGAAGTGAAAAAGATGTATGGTTATGACTGGTTAGAATATAAAGAGCAATTTAAAGAAAAGATAAAGAAGACAAAAAATAATTTAGAATTTTATTATGCATTAAATGATATTCTACTAAAATTGCATGATGGGCATACACATGTTTTAAGTCCCGGGTATTATAAATATTTATTTGGACCATTAGGTTTTAAACCTTATGAAGATATGTTTAGGGAATCAGAAAGTTCTTATAAGATGTGGGAAAAAATCTTTAAAAATACATATAGACAGGGCGAACTAGAAGATTATTATTCACTAAAGAAAAGAAGAGAAAATGTTGTGACAGACGTTATAGAACCTGGAAAGATCGCTTATTTGAAAATCTATTCTTTTTTAATTGATTATCACAAAGAAGGAGAAGAATACAAGAAAGAAATAGAGATCATATACGATTTTTTGAAAAGTATAAAAGATTACCCGTATCTTTTCATAGATATTAGTGATAATGAAGGGGGTAATAGGGAGTACTGGTTGCAAGCTATAGTAGCACCTTTGAGGAATAAGTTAAAAGAAGTTAAAAACTTGTCAGTAGAAAAGACTTATCTTATAAGAGGTGGGGAATATATTGTTAATCTGCTTGAAAATTATATACCAGATTTGAAAAATAATACTATAGATAAACTTCCTATGTATGATTTGCTTCCTGCAGGAGTAAAAGAAAATTTCATGTACTATGCGACCACAGATATAGTAAAAGATTTTGAAAAATTTTCTAAATATGTAGAACCTGTAGATTTTAATGGGAAGATATTTTTAATCGTTAGTAGAACCACTTATTCAACAGCAAATATATTTGCAGAATTTTGTAAAGAAACGGGCTTTGCTACAGTAATAGGTGAAAGAACCAGAAAAGGAGATGGAGGATGGCTTATGCCAGGTTTAATGCGCCTTCCTAATAGCGGGTTAATTGTGAGATTTGATGGAGCAATGCTTATAAATCAGGATGGTACTTCATATTTTGAAACAGGGACTATACCAGATATAGAAATAAAAATGATTCCTAAAAACCCATTTGAAAAAGATGAGGAGCTAAAACAAAAAATACTGCAAGTAATTAAATCGTTAGAAAATGAGGAAAAAGGCATTAAATAA